In the Streptomyces sp. cg36 genome, one interval contains:
- a CDS encoding GH3 auxin-responsive promoter family protein gives MNSAEAWTDPERIRRYRERVLGERAALRAAFADPAGHQRRVLEDLLAFNADTAYGRAHGFKHVRTLDDFRSAVPVQDYRALAPWIERAAAGEADVLTADRPEVFFTSSGSTGAHKKIPVTPRFMRTTFFPFYYAAWAPLIEHFPEVLARPGAVLNLKHDPIAAPPVTASGRPHVGASQVDFGSRFGEPLSAEPGTGAPWAALPVAVDPGAHLDKAYLRLRMAVESDVRCVIGINPAMVAALPYQLNLWWPRILKDIRDGTLDGRPGLLPNPGRALELQQLTRCHATIRPAHVWPHLRALFCWTTGLASLYLPRLREEFGPGVAVLPAPVAASEGPVGVALDRHRSAGSLVVTASVYEFADADADLAPDTATLRPEELEPGRDYHVVFSHVGGLYRYAVGDVVRAVDTEDGVPRLEYTGRSTLSDAAGERLRDAHVLRALAVALDGGGLELRNAACRVRPDATGTPAYEFALAPHTPWSDDESARFLARLDTALGRESPGYRRARAERRLGAPSALRLAADAFQRDWQTTVAAGVRPTQVKDRLFRQDPHAWEQLTGRAPEEGGTTA, from the coding sequence ATGAACTCGGCTGAGGCATGGACCGACCCGGAGCGCATCCGGCGCTACCGGGAGCGGGTCCTGGGCGAACGGGCCGCCCTGCGGGCCGCGTTCGCGGACCCGGCGGGCCACCAGCGGCGGGTCCTCGAAGACCTGCTGGCGTTCAACGCCGACACCGCCTACGGGCGGGCGCACGGCTTCAAGCACGTGCGCACCCTGGACGACTTCCGCTCCGCCGTCCCCGTCCAGGACTACCGCGCGCTCGCGCCCTGGATCGAGCGGGCGGCGGCCGGGGAGGCGGACGTACTGACCGCCGACCGGCCCGAGGTCTTCTTCACCAGCAGCGGCAGCACCGGCGCCCACAAGAAGATCCCGGTCACCCCGCGGTTCATGCGCACCACCTTCTTCCCCTTCTACTACGCGGCCTGGGCGCCCCTGATCGAGCACTTCCCCGAGGTGCTCGCCCGCCCCGGCGCCGTCCTCAACCTCAAGCACGACCCGATCGCCGCTCCCCCGGTCACCGCCTCCGGCCGCCCGCACGTCGGCGCCAGCCAGGTCGACTTCGGCAGCCGGTTCGGCGAGCCGCTCTCCGCCGAGCCCGGCACCGGCGCGCCCTGGGCGGCGCTCCCGGTCGCGGTGGACCCGGGCGCGCACCTGGACAAGGCGTACCTGCGGCTGCGGATGGCCGTGGAGAGCGACGTGCGCTGCGTCATCGGCATCAACCCCGCCATGGTCGCCGCGCTCCCGTACCAGCTGAACCTGTGGTGGCCCCGGATCCTCAAGGACATCCGCGACGGCACCCTGGACGGGCGCCCCGGACTGCTGCCCAACCCCGGACGGGCCCTGGAGCTCCAGCAGCTGACGCGCTGCCACGCCACCATCCGGCCCGCCCACGTCTGGCCGCACCTGCGCGCCCTGTTCTGCTGGACCACCGGTCTCGCCTCGCTCTACCTGCCCCGGCTGCGCGAGGAGTTCGGGCCCGGCGTCGCGGTGCTGCCCGCGCCCGTCGCCGCCTCCGAGGGCCCGGTCGGCGTGGCCCTGGACCGGCACCGGTCGGCGGGCAGCCTGGTGGTGACGGCGTCGGTGTACGAGTTCGCCGACGCGGACGCCGACCTCGCCCCGGACACGGCCACCCTGCGGCCCGAGGAGCTCGAACCCGGCCGCGACTACCACGTGGTCTTCAGCCACGTCGGCGGCCTCTACCGGTACGCCGTCGGCGACGTCGTCCGCGCGGTGGACACCGAGGACGGGGTGCCGCGCCTGGAGTACACCGGCCGCAGCACCCTCTCCGACGCCGCCGGGGAGCGGCTGCGCGACGCCCACGTGCTGCGCGCGCTGGCCGTCGCGCTCGACGGGGGCGGCCTCGAACTGCGCAACGCCGCCTGCCGGGTGCGCCCGGACGCGACGGGCACCCCCGCGTACGAGTTCGCGCTGGCCCCCCACACCCCCTGGAGCGACGACGAGAGCGCGCGCTTCCTGGCCCGCCTCGACACGGCCCTCGGCCGCGAGTCGCCCGGCTACCGCCGCGCCCGCGCCGAGCGGCGCCTGGGCGCCCCCTCGGCCCTTCGGCTGGCCGCCGACGCGTTCCAGCGCGACTGGCAGACCACCGTGGCCGCCGGGGTGCGGCCCACCCAGGTCAAGGACCGGCTCTTCCGTCAGGACCCCCACGCATGGGAACAGCTCACCGGCCGCGCGCCGGAAGAAGGAGGCACGACCGCATGA
- a CDS encoding acyltransferase family protein, protein MTVKAAEQDAEARRARLSRLPSLTGMRFIAALMVFFFHVSLPDFTPFGGDFADDAEWLFSKGGWVGVSFFFILSGFVLTWSAREGDTPRRFMRRRLVKLYPNHVVTFALSMLLFAGATATWKQWLPNILLVHTWIPDYNTFFGINPPSWSLACEVVFYLCFPVLHRWIKKIEPAHLWGWAAGLAALVMLIPAFSYAVLPSDPPMPNGFPVGVKQAWFVYLLPPVRMLEFAIGIIMARIVMTDRWINFKMIHALGLLIVGYAIALNVPWLYGLNAVCLIPIALLIPAAAVADVKDQPSPFRGRVMNWLGEVSFAFYLIHGVVIIYGTKFLKDKPYNIAEGIGLWAACLLISLALGHLLYKFVELPMMKHFAKPRSARGTAPAAVTIPGQRRSPENAPVRAESSRD, encoded by the coding sequence ATGACCGTCAAGGCAGCCGAGCAGGATGCCGAGGCCAGACGAGCACGGTTGTCACGACTGCCCTCGCTCACCGGGATGCGGTTCATCGCCGCGCTCATGGTCTTCTTCTTCCACGTCTCGCTCCCCGACTTCACCCCGTTCGGCGGTGACTTCGCCGACGACGCGGAGTGGCTGTTCAGCAAGGGGGGCTGGGTCGGCGTCTCGTTCTTCTTCATCCTCAGCGGCTTCGTGCTGACCTGGTCCGCCCGCGAGGGCGACACGCCGCGCCGCTTCATGCGCCGGCGCCTGGTGAAGCTGTACCCGAACCACGTGGTCACCTTCGCCCTGTCGATGCTGCTGTTCGCGGGCGCCACGGCCACCTGGAAGCAGTGGCTCCCCAACATCCTCCTGGTGCACACCTGGATCCCGGACTACAACACCTTCTTCGGCATCAACCCGCCGAGCTGGTCGCTGGCCTGCGAGGTCGTCTTCTACCTCTGCTTCCCGGTGCTGCACCGCTGGATCAAGAAGATCGAGCCCGCCCACCTGTGGGGCTGGGCGGCCGGTCTCGCGGCCCTGGTCATGCTGATCCCCGCGTTCTCGTACGCGGTGCTGCCGTCCGACCCGCCGATGCCCAACGGCTTCCCGGTCGGCGTGAAGCAGGCGTGGTTCGTCTACCTGCTGCCGCCGGTGCGCATGCTGGAGTTCGCGATCGGCATCATCATGGCCCGGATCGTGATGACCGACCGCTGGATCAACTTCAAGATGATCCACGCGCTCGGCCTGCTGATCGTCGGCTACGCGATCGCGCTCAACGTGCCGTGGCTGTACGGCCTCAACGCGGTCTGCCTGATCCCGATCGCGCTGCTCATCCCGGCCGCCGCGGTCGCCGACGTCAAGGACCAGCCCTCGCCGTTCCGCGGCAGGGTCATGAACTGGCTGGGCGAGGTCTCGTTCGCCTTCTACCTGATCCACGGCGTCGTCATCATCTACGGCACCAAGTTCCTCAAGGACAAGCCGTACAACATCGCCGAGGGCATCGGGCTGTGGGCGGCCTGCCTGCTCATCAGCCTGGCCCTGGGCCACCTGCTCTACAAGTTCGTCGAGCTGCCGATGATGAAGCACTTCGCCAAGCCGCGCTCCGCCCGCGGCACGGCCCCGGCCGCCGTCACCATCCCGGGCCAGCGCCGGTCGCCCGAGAACGCCCCGGTGCGCGCCGAGTCCTCGCGCGACTGA
- a CDS encoding dTMP kinase — MPKQAPAFCVLLGPDLAGKSTAMAALRQGGGHRLVSADDAFLAPGHALIGRLRREAVREVAGREEEWSPDFFAALLQTAVLHLRDQLLAEPEVPAVVDSYYYKLLAKCRLAGVPENPMFAWWRTFPRPRRVIYLDVSPETAWRRSGHGARLNRLEHYGSEPDRDGFERYQGDLRKVMRDEIQDLPVTVIEERAGRERTAAAIRKVLAHELG; from the coding sequence GTGCCGAAACAAGCCCCCGCGTTCTGCGTCCTGCTGGGCCCCGACCTCGCGGGCAAGTCCACGGCGATGGCCGCCCTGCGCCAAGGCGGCGGCCACCGGCTGGTCTCCGCCGACGACGCGTTCCTCGCCCCCGGGCACGCCCTGATCGGGCGGCTTCGCCGGGAGGCGGTGCGCGAGGTGGCCGGGCGGGAGGAGGAGTGGTCCCCGGACTTCTTCGCCGCGCTGCTCCAGACCGCCGTACTGCACCTGCGCGACCAGCTGCTGGCCGAGCCGGAGGTGCCCGCGGTCGTGGACTCGTACTACTACAAGCTGCTGGCCAAGTGCCGGCTCGCGGGGGTGCCGGAGAACCCGATGTTCGCGTGGTGGCGCACCTTCCCCCGGCCCCGGCGGGTGATCTACCTGGACGTGAGCCCGGAGACCGCCTGGCGGCGCAGCGGGCACGGCGCCCGCCTCAACCGCCTGGAGCACTACGGCAGCGAGCCGGACCGCGACGGCTTCGAGCGGTACCAGGGGGATCTGCGCAAGGTCATGCGGGACGAGATCCAGGACCTCCCGGTGACCGTGATCGAGGAACGGGCCGGCCGCGAGCGGACCGCGGCGGCGATACGAAAGGTGCTCGCGCATGAACTCGGCTGA
- a CDS encoding MFS transporter, with protein MPLRLLALTLCVFCIGTAELLPGGVLPELADAFGVSISTAGLLVTVYAATMMIGGPLVSGLTRKVPAKTLLIALMAVFVAGSAVAATAPSYGVLVTARIICALTHGTFVAVSIVVAAGMVPPQRTAAAVSTIVLGYNLATVLGVPLGTLVGQQWGWRATFWAVTALSVAGAAVICLLLPAVRAEESGSLRGELRAFRAAGVLMSIVITVLATGGMFTLITYMVPVLKDVSGFSAGAIPVLLVAYGVGSLLGNMVSGRVPADRLLPALIACLAVLTGVCLLFWWVSPHPVAAAVGLFVFAFVTFVAAPGLQTYTLTEASDAPTFSVTVSMSAFGLGAVIGSWYGGRVIDSGLGMRSVAPAAGALVAVAAAVALAWHLKVRAGSAPAPADAPASAEPAEPVTALR; from the coding sequence GTGCCCCTGAGACTTCTGGCGCTGACGCTCTGCGTCTTCTGCATCGGGACGGCCGAGCTGCTGCCCGGCGGGGTACTGCCGGAGCTCGCGGACGCCTTCGGCGTCTCGATCTCCACCGCCGGCCTGCTGGTGACCGTCTACGCGGCGACGATGATGATCGGCGGCCCGCTGGTCTCCGGCCTCACCCGCAAGGTCCCCGCCAAGACGCTGCTGATCGCCCTGATGGCCGTGTTCGTCGCGGGCAGCGCGGTCGCCGCGACCGCGCCCTCCTACGGGGTGCTGGTGACGGCCCGGATCATCTGCGCGCTCACCCACGGCACCTTCGTGGCCGTGAGCATCGTGGTGGCGGCCGGCATGGTCCCGCCGCAGCGGACCGCCGCCGCCGTCTCCACCATCGTGCTCGGCTACAACCTGGCCACCGTGCTCGGCGTGCCGCTGGGCACCCTCGTCGGCCAGCAGTGGGGGTGGCGGGCCACCTTCTGGGCCGTCACCGCGCTGTCGGTGGCGGGCGCGGCGGTCATCTGCCTGCTGCTGCCCGCCGTACGGGCGGAGGAGTCCGGCTCGCTCCGCGGCGAGCTGCGCGCCTTCCGGGCCGCCGGGGTGCTGATGTCGATCGTCATCACCGTGCTCGCCACCGGCGGCATGTTCACCCTGATCACCTACATGGTCCCGGTGCTCAAGGACGTCAGTGGCTTCTCCGCCGGGGCGATCCCGGTGCTGCTGGTCGCCTACGGGGTGGGCTCGCTGCTCGGCAACATGGTCAGCGGGCGCGTTCCGGCGGACCGCCTGCTGCCCGCGCTGATCGCCTGCCTGGCCGTGCTCACCGGGGTCTGCCTGCTGTTCTGGTGGGTGAGCCCGCACCCGGTGGCCGCGGCGGTGGGACTGTTCGTCTTCGCCTTCGTCACCTTCGTCGCGGCCCCCGGGCTGCAGACCTACACCCTCACCGAAGCCTCCGACGCCCCCACCTTCTCGGTGACCGTCAGCATGTCCGCCTTCGGGCTCGGCGCCGTCATCGGCTCCTGGTACGGCGGCCGGGTCATCGACTCGGGGCTCGGGATGCGCTCCGTCGCCCCGGCGGCGGGCGCCCTCGTCGCGGTGGCCGCCGCGGTCGCACTGGCCTGGCACCTCAAGGTGCGGGCCGGGTCGGCCCCGGCCCCGGCCGACGCGCCCGCTTCGGCCGAACCGGCCGAACCGGTCACCGCGCTCCGGTGA